Proteins encoded by one window of Verrucomicrobiia bacterium:
- a CDS encoding acyl-CoA thioesterase — translation MRHEKTLVIRPEFLNHAGHLFGGYMMKWADEMAYSAASLAFPSANFVTKLFGQFDFKSPVLLGDIIKIYSEVESVGQTSCKINVWAINARQHHEVFRTFAVMVNVQNGHKAPLRPAEAEPAVSVREMEA, via the coding sequence GGTAATCCGGCCGGAGTTTCTGAATCACGCCGGACATTTGTTCGGCGGGTACATGATGAAGTGGGCGGACGAGATGGCGTATAGTGCCGCGTCGCTGGCGTTTCCGAGCGCGAATTTCGTCACCAAGTTGTTTGGCCAGTTCGATTTCAAGTCACCCGTGTTGTTGGGCGACATCATCAAGATTTACAGCGAAGTGGAGAGCGTGGGGCAGACGTCCTGCAAGATCAATGTGTGGGCAATCAATGCGCGCCAGCATCACGAGGTCTTTCGGACGTTCGCGGTGATGGTCAACGTGCAGAACGGCCACAAGGCCCCCCTCCGTCCCGCGGAGGCGGAGCCGGCAGTTTCTGTCAGGGAAATGGAGGCATGA